The sequence AGTCTCCGTTTTCTTCTATGACAAGTTTTACAGAGTTTGTATAAACAGCTTTGCCTGGAGTCACCGATGCTTCTTTTGCGTTTCTTATTCGTGACGCTTCTGCTTCGCTATCGTTGGCATGTATCACTGTAACGGCAGTAGCCCTAAAACCCTCTACCTTTGCCATCCCCAATATCTGTTTGAGTGCGTTCTTGCTGGAATCAGACCCATCAAACGCAACAAGGATATTTTTGTACTTGCTCACTTTATCTGGCCTCCTTAAGGAGATTGAAAATACGAGCCAAAGCTAATCGACTCCCCTGCGACGTTATTCCTTCAACCGCTTATAAATAACAAAATAGGCTCATTCCTATAATAACCGGGAATGAGCCTATTTATAAACTTTCCTGTCGATATTTTTTAATACCCTCTAACTTGATTTAACAACCAGGACAGGGCACGGCGCATGTCCAATAACTCTTTCAGTTACGCTACCCATAAGCAGTCTCTTGAGCCCTGTGTGGCCATGACTTCCCATAACGATAACATCCGATTCTAGCTTCTTGGCGAGATCCAGAATTTTCTCGGGAGCGTCTCCGTCCCTGACGAATGATGTTGCGCTGATTTTCGCAACCTTCGCAGTGTTTTCTACAGTTTCGGCAATTTCCCTTGCCTTTTCTACCATCTTATCTACAAAATCTGGCGCTTCGCCGTATGCCTCTGGCGGCACGTCAACAACAGAGAGAATATCAAGTGTCCTTCCATACGTTTGAGCGAAGGTTATGGCTCTACTTGCAGCGACATCGCTGTACTTTGAGCCATCTACAGCAAGCAATATCTTACCCCATTTTATTACGCTCTTCTCCGGCATAACAAGCACATCGATCGGGCTGTAGCCTATAACCCTTGCAGTAACACTTCCCATAAGGACTCTTTCGATTCCCGTAAGACCCCTTCTGCCCATAACAATGAGATCGCAATCTCTCGATTGAGCTACATCGATTATGGCCTCATGGATATTTCCCTCTTCTAAGAAAGTGTAGATTTCAACGCCTTCTTGAGTTGCTATTTTTCTGGCTTCCTCCAGAACCTTTTCTCCCGGCTCTTTAAATGCTTCCCTAATGTTACGAACTCCTATAAGGTCTATATCTCCTTCATATGAAGGAATAACTGTTACGGCGGTTACACCGCAATGGTGATCTCGCGCAAATCGTATGCTCTGTCTAAGTGCGTTTTTGCTGGACTCCGAACCGTCGATGGCAACTAATAGTAAGATATTCCTCACCCTTTTCATGGCAATTAATCTACCCATAGTAGTCATATTCATAATAACCAGCTTCCTTTTTCATATAGCTATCAGCCATCAGCTTTTAGCTATCGGCTTTTGATTCTTCCTACGGCTTAAGCTAGACGCTGGTCGCTGACAGCTGACTGCTTGATTATTAGTTGATTATTAGTTAACGGCCTTCTCTAGACCCCTAACAGGTTCTGGTTTTACTGCCGGCTTATGTCGCATCGCTTTTATCATGCTGCCCAAGATAATCGTTGCACCAAGTGCAAGGGCAAATGCCATTATGTAGAAGCTTATGCTGCTAAGGGTAGGCACTAAATCTTTTGATATGCTGGTTAAGCCAAGCTGGTTGGTATACTTTGGAATAGCAAATCCCCTACTAAAGGCAACTATTAACATAATTGTACCCATTACGACCTTTATCATATAGTCCTTTACATAAGTGGTACCCAAAGCACCCAGTTGTACACCAAAAAGCGATCCGGCAAGAATTAATAGGACCAGCCTGATATCTATATTGCCTACCAACGCCCATTCCGTCGAGCCGACAAAACCCATTACAAATGCGATAACTAGCTCTGTTGCGGACGCTACCAGACTTGATGCACCAATTACATACATCATTCCCGGTACGCCAATAAACCCTCCAACCGCAATCGTTGCTGCAAGAAGACCGGTTGCAAGACCAACTGGTACAGTTATCCACATAGATATCTTAAGGTTTGCAGTTTTGAAGTGCATCATTGGAGGGATGTTTAGTTTTTGCAGAGCTAGAGCCAACCGAGGTTGTGGAGCTGGTCCAGTTTGTTTTTTTGTTTTCCAGGCGTCGTAGAAAACATAGCTGCCTACTGTTATAAGTATGACAAGAAAAGCAAAGCTAACATATAGATTTGAGCCTGCTTCTCCCCACATATGTTGTATGTATTTTTGAATCTTAATACCGAGTTCTACGCCAACTGATGCTGAAATACCTAAAGTCAATCCCAGCTTTAGATCGACCTGTCCATACTTGTGACGCTTAATTGCACCGACTAAAGCTTTTGGGAACTTGTGGCACATGTTGCTCGCGACTGCGACAAGTCCAGGTACGCCAAGACTCATCATTGCAGGAGTTAAAACAAAAGCGCCTCCCGAGCCGATAAAGCCACTTACCAATCCACCTATAAAACCAACAATAAACAAGAACACCGCATTAAAAATAGTAAGTTCAATGAACTTATTCCCCTTGAACGCTGTAACTGCCTCACCGGTAGCTAATGCCGGTGCTGATAACAGCAGAAGCATTAATATTGCTAATAGCGCAGGGATGATAATTTTCCGTCGTGACATAGATCACCCTTCTTTCACTATTTACTTAACAGAATTGGTTGAGCAAACGATTTAATTAATCGCTAATGTGAACTTTCTTACTTGGCATCTGCTCATCCTCTTGCGCAAGGCCTAAATGCCTTTCCATGCCCTTTATGAAATTTTAAAAGATCAGTTCGCTATTTCTTCTTTGCAACGAGCCCAAATGAGGCCATTAGGCTGTCCGCAAAATTCCCGTGAACAAACGAGAATATAAAAACAGTGATTAGCGGTAAAACCGCATATGCTCCACCTTTCGCCCATGTCTCCCTTACGAAATTCTCATTCGCAAATACAGCCACATACAACGCTATAGATGCAATTCCAAAAAGTAATGCCTTTGCAATGGGCTTCTTACCGCTTTTGGCGTTTGCCATACTTCCAACCTCCTTTCCTACTGTATTAGTATCATCACTCTCCTTTACTTAGGGCTTAAATTCCTAGAATTTACTAATCTATTTGGCTAGTGTAATTGCGGTATTGCATGAAGGCGTTTGTCAAAGAATTCTTCCTTCAGCGTACTGGCCTAATTTCATATTAGCACTATGGGTAATTTCGTCAATGGTTTACGTAATTACCCATCTATTGGAAACAAGTTTAACTCCTAATTTTGTACTAAGTTATGCTCTATTATGGTAATAGCTATACCACCACCACTACTTATCGTTATACCCCAATACCTGCCGAGGCATAACGCGGACCATAATAAAAATTTTGCTACGCATTATTCTTGATAAGTTTTTAGCAATCGCCCCGATGTGGTTTTCTACTGTACGTGCTCAAATACATGTAGGGCAAAATCAACAATCTCAGGAAGGAGGGAGTATTAGATTTGAGTAAAAGAGTAGTAGTTGTTTTTGTAACCGCCTTCATTTTAGTTTTATTAATTGCAAGCGCCGTCGTGGCAGCTTCAGGGCCAATCGACAGCCCTGTTCAAGGAACACCCTGGTGGGTCTGGCCCTTGGCATTGTTTGTGCTTACTTTTGTTATGGGAATTGTAGCAATCCCCGCAGGTGTAGGAGGCGGGGTTCTTTTTGTACCCATCGTAAGCAGCTTTTTTCCGTTTCACCTGGACTTTGTTAGAGGTGCAGGCTTAATGATCGCCCTCTCGGGTTCGCTTGCAGCCGGACCGGGTCTTCTCAAGAAGGGACTCGCAGACCTTAGATTGGCAATGCCCGTCGCCCTTATAGCATCTATATTTTCAATTGTGGGTGCGGCGGTAGGTCTTGCACTGCCACAAAGGATCGTACAGCTTGGCCTTGGAGGAGTCATCCTGGCTATCGTTGTAGTTATGATTTTGGCTAAAAAATCTGAGTACCCGGCGGTTAAAACGCCAGATTCGCTCTCGACAGCCCTAAGGATCACCGGTATTTACCATGAGGATTCGACTAAGCAGGATATCGACTGGAAGATTCACCGCACCCCCGTCGGATTAGCATTATTTGCTCTAATTGGATTTATGGCCGGAATGTTTGGCCTTGGTGCTGGCTGGGCAAATGTTCCTGTTTTAAATCTGGTAATGGGTGCACCGCTTAAACTATCAGTGGCAACTAGCAGTTTTTTACTATCAATAACCGATACTTCTGCAGCATGGGTCTATATAAACAAAGGAGCAATATTGCCACTTGTTGTAGCCCCTTCGATTATCGGTATGATGATTGGGGCTTTTGTCGGAGCCAAACTTTTAGCAAAAGCGAAACCTTCAGCAATTAGATATGCAGTCATAGCAATGTTGTTTTTATCAGGATTAAGGGCTTTCCTTAAAGGCTTTGGCATATAAGAGCCTGTCAATATGATATGCACGCATAGCGAAAATTTAATATCGCTTGGTGCAGAATAAGAATTCAGCAGATAGGAGGTTGTATGGCTGTTTCACCAAGTAAAGCAAAAAATTTGTCTGATAAAACAGTGTCCCAAGTAGAAGCGAAGACATTATCATCTAAAGGCCGTACGCCCGGAGCTACCGAGGAGCAGATGATTTATGCCAGCATTCTTGGAAACGGGCGCAAAATTGGCTTAGCGGGGATAATAGTTGCTTTTATAGTTTATCTTTCAGGGATTGTTGCTCCCAAAATGCCACTTTCTGATGTTCCAAAATACTGGCAACTTCCATCAGGCGAGTTTATGAAGACTGTGGGGCTTCATCCAGGATGGTCATGGGTTGGAATGTATCATTATGGAGATATGCTTAATTTCTTTGGAGTTGCAATCCTTGGGCTGATAAGTATTGTTTGTTATCTAGCGATAATACCAAAACTATTACGCAAAAAAGATATAACTTATACGACTATAGCCCTTTTAGAGGTTATCGTGCTTTTATTTGCAGCTTCCGGCATTGTTCATATAGGAGAATAATTGAGTAGAATATCTAGGTATGCGCTTGGCTGCCTATAAGACCAACAATAAACAAGAACACCGCAATTAGTATTGTTTATCAGGTTTTTTGGGTACCGCCTACGCATAACCAGATACTATTGCGCTGTGGAGCTGTGCCAGCTTGTTTGAAAAGCATAGGCAGCCAAGACACGTAAGACATTCAAGAATGCCCCAGGCGCTAGGTAAACCTAGCACCAATTTCAAGTTGGACTTTATTACTACCGCCTGAAACGAAATTAAATAATCGCCTGTGCCAGCACAAAACGCATGCATATACATGTATAAACCCAATGGTTTATACCAATGGTATCGTTCTGCATGGTGCGGTAGGAGCATGGTGCAGCATAACGTTTAACTCACATCACTATTTTGCATGAAGAGATATCTTAACCAGAGGATATCTTAACCAGAGATATCTTGGGCAAGCACTAGAAGCGATGCGTATGCTTAAAATCACAAGCACGGTAGTAGGCGTCCAAACAAAAAATAAGAGGAAGGATGATCAATGACGCGCAGAATAACAGTACTCTCTACCTTGTTTACCGCCTTCATATTTTTAATGGTTTTAGCACAACCTGTGTTTGCCTCAAGCAACAGCTCAGCGGCAAACTCATCAACGACAGTGTGGTGGATTTGGCCTTTACTACTATTTGTCGTTACTCTTGCTATGGGTATAGTCGCCGTACTCGGAGGAGTTGGCGGTGGGGTTCTTTTCACGCCCATAGTAGGTAGCTTCTTCCCATTTGGCATGGATTTTGTTCGTGCTGCCGGCTTATTGGTGGCTTTATCCGGTGCGCTTGCAGCCGGGCCGGGTTTGCTTAAGAAAGGACTTGCCGATCTTCGTCTGGCTATACCGGTTGCTTTAATAGCATCTGCGGGCTCTATTGGCGGCGCCATGCTGGGGCTCTGGGTCTCAAAACTACCCGGCGGCAAAGACATTATACAGGTCAGCCTAGGCGTCGTAATCTTAGCCATCGTTCTTATAATGTTAATGGCTAAGAAGTCGGAGTTTCCTGAAGTTAAAAAGGCCGATAAACTATCAACAGCCCTTAAGATTACCGGTGTTTATCATGAGCCTACAACCAATCAAAGCATCGATTGGAAAATTCATAGGACCCCAACGGGGCTTTTCACTTTTATCTTTATAGGTTTACTTGCCGGAATGTTTGGCCTCGGAGCCGGATGGGCAAATGTACCGGTTCTTAACCTCTTGATGGGTGCTCCGCTAAAGATATCGGTCGCAACCAGTAAATTTTTGCTTTCCATAACCGATACTTCTGCAGCATGGGTCTATATTAATAGTGGAGCCGCAATACCAATGATTATTGTCCCATCGATAATAGGGATCATGTTAGGCTCATTTATCGGAGTTAAGCTGCTCACTAAAACCAAACCAAACATAATCAAAATCATCGTCATATTTATTCTTATCGTTTCAGGCTCAACTTCTATACTTAAGGGCCTACACATTATGAAATAAGGGGTCAGTATTTTCGATTAACTGATACATTTTGCCAGGAGGTGTTAATATGGCTAAGACGACAGAGGTTAGTAAGCAAGAAAGCGTAGCTTTAGGCGCGCCTGAAAAAGTTTCAGTTAGC is a genomic window of Bacillota bacterium containing:
- a CDS encoding universal stress protein → MNMTTMGRLIAMKRVRNILLLVAIDGSESSKNALRQSIRFARDHHCGVTAVTVIPSYEGDIDLIGVRNIREAFKEPGEKVLEEARKIATQEGVEIYTFLEEGNIHEAIIDVAQSRDCDLIVMGRRGLTGIERVLMGSVTARVIGYSPIDVLVMPEKSVIKWGKILLAVDGSKYSDVAASRAITFAQTYGRTLDILSVVDVPPEAYGEAPDFVDKMVEKAREIAETVENTAKVAKISATSFVRDGDAPEKILDLAKKLESDVIVMGSHGHTGLKRLLMGSVTERVIGHAPCPVLVVKSS
- a CDS encoding sulfite exporter TauE/SafE family protein, which codes for MSRRKIIIPALLAILMLLLLSAPALATGEAVTAFKGNKFIELTIFNAVFLFIVGFIGGLVSGFIGSGGAFVLTPAMMSLGVPGLVAVASNMCHKFPKALVGAIKRHKYGQVDLKLGLTLGISASVGVELGIKIQKYIQHMWGEAGSNLYVSFAFLVILITVGSYVFYDAWKTKKQTGPAPQPRLALALQKLNIPPMMHFKTANLKISMWITVPVGLATGLLAATIAVGGFIGVPGMMYVIGASSLVASATELVIAFVMGFVGSTEWALVGNIDIRLVLLILAGSLFGVQLGALGTTYVKDYMIKVVMGTIMLIVAFSRGFAIPKYTNQLGLTSISKDLVPTLSSISFYIMAFALALGATIILGSMIKAMRHKPAVKPEPVRGLEKAVN
- a CDS encoding sulfite exporter TauE/SafE family protein, producing MSKRVVVVFVTAFILVLLIASAVVAASGPIDSPVQGTPWWVWPLALFVLTFVMGIVAIPAGVGGGVLFVPIVSSFFPFHLDFVRGAGLMIALSGSLAAGPGLLKKGLADLRLAMPVALIASIFSIVGAAVGLALPQRIVQLGLGGVILAIVVVMILAKKSEYPAVKTPDSLSTALRITGIYHEDSTKQDIDWKIHRTPVGLALFALIGFMAGMFGLGAGWANVPVLNLVMGAPLKLSVATSSFLLSITDTSAAWVYINKGAILPLVVAPSIIGMMIGAFVGAKLLAKAKPSAIRYAVIAMLFLSGLRAFLKGFGI
- a CDS encoding sulfite exporter TauE/SafE family protein, which encodes MTRRITVLSTLFTAFIFLMVLAQPVFASSNSSAANSSTTVWWIWPLLLFVVTLAMGIVAVLGGVGGGVLFTPIVGSFFPFGMDFVRAAGLLVALSGALAAGPGLLKKGLADLRLAIPVALIASAGSIGGAMLGLWVSKLPGGKDIIQVSLGVVILAIVLIMLMAKKSEFPEVKKADKLSTALKITGVYHEPTTNQSIDWKIHRTPTGLFTFIFIGLLAGMFGLGAGWANVPVLNLLMGAPLKISVATSKFLLSITDTSAAWVYINSGAAIPMIIVPSIIGIMLGSFIGVKLLTKTKPNIIKIIVIFILIVSGSTSILKGLHIMK